The Gemmatimonadaceae bacterium genome contains the following window.
GCGATCATACAGCCACCAACCGATGACGAGACCACTCGGCGTGGCCAGCAGGCGTACCACCGTGCGCTCCGTAGGCTCGCCGTTCTCCATCGGTTCCTTCTGCCGGAACTCCCAGATGGAATCGGCCAGGGCCCAGTCGGGCTCGTCGAGCACGCCGTCCAGCCGGACGTTTTGCGATACGGTGCGCACGCGGGGTATCCGCTCGGCACCCGACTGCGCACGAAGCGCGCCCGGCAGCACCAGCGTGAGGAAGACTGGGATGGAGAGCAGCTGTCGAAGCATGGCCCGCAACTTACGCAGAGCCTCCGACCAAGGTTGAGGGGTTCCCTCACTTCCACTGCGACTGCACGCGCGCATTTTTCGCCAGACCCCTATGGAGAACCGATGCGTTCGATTCTGACCCTCTTGCTGCTCGCTGGATTGGCATCGCTCGCCAGCGCGCCCGTCAAGGCCCAGCAGGCGACCCCGGACGGCAAGGCCACCTTCGAGGTGCTGTGCGCCTCCTGTCACAGCGTCTCGCCTCCGGCCAAGACGGCGCCGCCCATGACGCACGTGATTCGACACTATCGCCAGGCGTTTGCCACTGATAGCGCGGGCATCGAGGCGATTGTGCGCTGGGTGCAGGCCCCCGCCGCGGAGCACTCCAAGATGCCTGCGCACGCCATCGAGCGTTTCGGCCTGATGCCCGCCTTCCCGCTGCCGGAGGAACAGCTGCGGGCGGTGGCACGCTACGTGTGGACGTTGACGGACGGCTGAGCCTGGCAGCGACCGGCTCGTGGTGAACGGGGTACCTTTCGCCCTATGACACAGGCCCTCTTCACCACGCGCCCTTGGGCGCAGACCCGCGCCCTCGTCGCGCTCGCACTTTGCCTGGGCGCATCCCCTGCGCTGCGCGCGCAGGACATCACCGAGACCGAGATCCGCGCGCATATCCAGTTCCTCTCGAGCGATTTGCTCGAGGGACGCGCTCCCGCGAGCCGCGGCGGCTCGCTCACCGAGCAGTACATCGTCGCCCAGTTGATGGCCGCCGGTGTGCAGCCCGGCAACGGCGACTCGTACCTCCAACGCGTGCCGATCGACATCGTTGCGGCGGACGCGGCGGGCATGCGTATCGCCGTGACCGGCA
Protein-coding sequences here:
- a CDS encoding c-type cytochrome, with product MRSILTLLLLAGLASLASAPVKAQQATPDGKATFEVLCASCHSVSPPAKTAPPMTHVIRHYRQAFATDSAGIEAIVRWVQAPAAEHSKMPAHAIERFGLMPAFPLPEEQLRAVARYVWTLTDG